From Jiangella mangrovi:
TGACGGCATCGGCGCGATGGTCCGGCCGGTCGTGCTCGAGGCCCAACGCGGCCTCCTTGGGCCGCCGCGACCGCGTCCGCCAGCGGTTCATCGCCTGCCGGGTCAGCACCCGGTGCGCGTACGCCGCCGGATCGGCGACCCGCGGCCAGGCCACGTACAGCCGCTCGTAGACGTCCTGCACCAGGTCCTCGGCCAGGCCGCGGTCACCGGTCAGCAGGTACGCCGAGCGGAGCAGCCGGGCGGACCACCCGGCCACGAACTCGTCGAATCCGTCGTTGCGCACACCCCTCCAGACACCGTCCCGCGCCGGAAGGTTGCCGGAACGCGCGAACTCCCGCCACCCGGGAGGGTGACGGGAGTTCGGGACGTGCCGCGGTGGTGACTACTTCACGGCGAGCAGGTCGATGACGAAGATCAGCGTCTTGCCGGACAACCGATGGCCGCCGCCGGCCGGCCCGTAGGCCTGCGCCGGCGGGACGACGAGCTGACGGCGTCCGCCCACCTTCATGCCGGGGATGCCGTCCTGCCAGCCCTGGATCAGGCCCTGCAGCGGGAACTCGATGGGCTTCCCGCGGTCCCACGACGCGTCGAACTGCTCGCCGGACTCGAACTCGACGCCCAGGTAGTGCACGAGGACGGTCGCGCCCGGGGTGGCCTCGTCACCGTCGCCGACCGTGATGTCGGTGATCTGCAGGTCCGCCGGCGGCTCGCCGCCGACGAAGTCGATCTCGGGTCGTTCCAGCTGCATCAGTAGC
This genomic window contains:
- a CDS encoding SigE family RNA polymerase sigma factor translates to MRNDGFDEFVAGWSARLLRSAYLLTGDRGLAEDLVQDVYERLYVAWPRVADPAAYAHRVLTRQAMNRWRTRSRRPKEAALGLEHDRPDHRADAVTAFHERAVIVAALRTLTARQRAVVVLRYFADLSEADTAAAMGCSVGTVKSQTARALARLRTVLPALDDTHLTPEARS
- a CDS encoding FKBP-type peptidyl-prolyl cis-trans isomerase — its product is MERPEIDFVGGEPPADLQITDITVGDGDEATPGATVLVHYLGVEFESGEQFDASWDRGKPIEFPLQGLIQGWQDGIPGMKVGGRRQLVVPPAQAYGPAGGGHRLSGKTLIFVIDLLAVK